A part of Bacteroidales bacterium genomic DNA contains:
- a CDS encoding DUF3108 domain-containing protein, translated as MKKYLFLLLFIFLMANSSYCQTITFFETNKAFKTGESLNYTVKYSLYLDIDVAGFILKVEEQELKGKKLYGLTAYGETYNYSDNFLKVKIGYQSIVNKNNFLPVLYIRSLTRNEKESKKTVILNRSRKVAINKETKLELPIKSTSQDIISTLYLIRTFNFKNSNPGDTYWINTFFAGKTWDLGIKYIGKETINTKLGKISCYKLQPVLSDKLIDELNFFSLSDDDKLFKSDEQINIWLTDDENKIPVRIKSITNLGSLIIDINKCSGLKNTPVWE; from the coding sequence ATGAAAAAGTATTTATTTCTTCTATTATTTATTTTTTTAATGGCAAATTCAAGCTATTGCCAAACTATTACATTTTTTGAAACCAATAAAGCTTTTAAAACAGGAGAAAGCCTGAACTACACTGTAAAATACAGCCTGTATCTTGATATTGATGTAGCAGGATTTATTCTAAAAGTTGAAGAACAAGAATTAAAGGGCAAAAAATTATATGGCTTGACAGCTTATGGCGAAACTTATAATTATTCTGATAATTTTTTAAAAGTAAAAATAGGATATCAGTCAATTGTAAACAAAAATAATTTTTTACCTGTCTTATATATTCGTTCGTTAACAAGAAACGAGAAAGAATCAAAAAAGACCGTTATATTAAATCGTAGCCGTAAAGTTGCAATCAATAAGGAAACAAAACTTGAATTACCAATAAAATCAACTTCACAGGATATTATTTCAACTTTGTATTTGATTAGAACATTCAACTTTAAAAATTCAAATCCAGGCGATACATATTGGATAAATACCTTTTTTGCAGGTAAAACATGGGATTTAGGTATAAAATATATCGGGAAAGAAACTATTAATACAAAACTTGGTAAAATCAGTTGTTATAAGCTTCAGCCTGTATTAAGTGATAAATTGATTGATGAGTTAAATTTTTTCTCATTATCTGATGATGATAAATTATTCAAATCTGATGAGCAAATCAACATCTGGCTTACTGATGATGAAAATAAAATACCTGTAAGAATAAAATCAATAACAAATCTTGGTTCGTTAATTATTGATATAAATAAATGTTCCGGTTTGAAAAACACTCCTGTTTGGGAGTGA